GAACGCACCTGCGGATGCGCGAGCGCTCTAAAGTTCGCCATCATGACGGACAAGGCTGCGATTCCCGCGGAGACGCGGAAGAAGCTGGCCCTGCTTTTGGATAAATACAACTGAGATTCTGGAGAGTTTGATGTCGATTCTGGTAGTTGGTTCGGTGGCGTTCGACACGATCGAAACGCCGCATGGAAAGCGTGAGCGCTGCCTCGGCGGAGCTGCAACGCACTTTGCGCTGGCTGCAAGCTTCTTTACCGATGTGCGCGTGATCGGTGTGGTGGGTGATGATTTTGGTGTAACCGAGGAAGCCGTCTTTGCGAAGCGCGGAATTGATATCACCGGCATCGAGCACATTCCTGGCGGCAAGTCCTTCCACTGGAAGGGCAGCTACGAGGGTGCTCTGAACGAGGCGAAGACCTTGGCAACGGACTTGAATGTCTTTGCGGATTTTTCGCCGAAGATCCCCGAGGCGTATCGTGATTCCGAATATCTTTTTCTGGCAAACATCGATCCTGTCTTGCAGGCGCGCGTACGCACGGGGATGCCGGACGTCCGCATGGTTGCTGGCGACACGATGAACTACTGGATCGCCGATCATCGTGAGAACCTGCTGAAGACGCTCGCGATGCTGGATACTTTGATCATCAACGACGGTGAGGCGCGGATGCTGAGCGGCGAACATAACCTGGTCAAAGCTGCGCAGGCTGTCATGAATCTGGGACCGAAGTCGCTCGTGATCAAGCATGGCGAATACGGCGCGACGGCGTTCTTCTGCGAACGTAGCTTTGCAGGAGCACCGAAGGATGTAAAGCCTTTCCGCGCGCCTGCCTTGCCGATTGAAGAGGTCGTCGATCCAACCGGTGCGGGCGATTCGTTTGCAGGCGGGTTCTATGGATACCTTGCGTCGCAAAAAGAGTTGACGCCTGCAGTGTTTCGCACGGCGCTGTTTTACGGCGGCGTGATGGGTTCGTTCTGTGTAGAGAAATTTGGAACGGAGCGTCTGCAGAACACGACGCGGGAAGAGATTGAAGAGCGGTTTGAACTCTTCCGGGAGATCTCACACCTTGATTTTCAGATCCAGTAAGTCACAACCGCGCATGTTGAAGCCCGGCGCCCTCGGACGGACTCCGGGGCGCGCGCCAGGAAGCACAAAGGGTCGCGTGGTGTTGCCACCACGCGACCCTGATGCCGTCGTGGCAGCAACGCGGCAGGAGCTTGCTCCGGTGGCGCTGGCCGCTCTGATTCTGGCGGTGCTGGCGCTTCTGGTTTCGGCCTCGCGCGGCCTGATGTTGTTGTACGGCGACGCAGTTGCGCACCTGGGCATCGCGCGTCGCATCCTGGATTCTCGGTGGCCAGGGTTGGGGCAGCTTGGTGGCGTATGGCTTCCGTTGCCGCACCTGCTCATGCTTCCGTTTGTCCAGAAGATGGAGTGGTGGCAGAGCGGTCTGGCTGGAGCGTGGCCTTCGCTGCTGTGCTACATCGTATCGGTGATCGGCTGCTACAAGCTTGCACGGCACATGATGCCGATGACGTGGGCGTTTGCGGCGACGGCGTTCTTTGCGCTGAATCCCAATCTGCTTTATCTTTCGACGACGGCTATGACCGAGCCTCTGTTTCTCGCACTCCTCCTGTGGTCCGTAGTGGTCACGGTCGAGGGTGTGCAGGCGCTTGGACACAGCAAGGGAGCAGCGGTCGCGCGATCACGGATGTGGATTGCCGGGGCGCTCACGTTTGCCATGGTGTTTACGCGTTACGACGGCTGGATCGTCGGTGCTGTGGTTTGGCTGGTCTTCGCCGTGGCGTGGTGGAAGAGTGTCGAGAAGGTTCGCGCAGCCTCACGCAATGCCTTCTTGGGACTTACGTTGATCAGTCTTGCAGGGCCGCTGCTTTGGTTCTGGTACAACTCCCACTTTGCGGGAGACTGGCTCGACTTTCTGCGCGGACCTTACTCTGCAGCGGCGATTGATAAGAAGACCTCGCCTCCGGGATCGAAGCACTATCGCGGTTGGCATAACCCTGGCTGGTCGCTATTGTTCTACACGCGCACAGCGCAGGTGGACGCTGCGTTCTGGGAAACGGGTTTTGCGGTCATGGTGGCTGCACTCGTCGGCGCGTGGATGGTCTGGAAGCGGCATCTGCATCGAGCCGCACTTCTGCTCTGGGTGCCTCTGCCGTTTTATGTTTACTCGGTCGCGTGGGGATCGGTGCCGATCTTCATTCCGCAGCTCTATCCGCACTCGTTTTACAACTCGCGCTATGGGATGGAGATGCTTCCGGCGCTGGCGATTTTCGGTGCGTTTACGGTCATGGTTCTGGAACGAAGAGTTCGCGCGTGGAAGCCCAAGGTCGCTGGATGGATGCTGCCTGTGACCTTGCTGTTCGTCGCGGTGAATCTTGTGATGATGATCCGTAGCACGCCGCTGGTGCTCAAAGAAGCGCAGAAGAATTCGGCGACGCGTATTCCGTTTGAGACCTCTGTCGCGCAGCAGTTGAGGCAGGCTCCTGCAGGCACACCTATTCTGATCGATACTTCCGACCACATCGGAGCGTTACAGCAGGCCGGCATTCCGTTGAAGCAGACATTGAGCCCCGGTGACTCCGACAGCTTTAACCGCGCGCTGAAAGCACCCGCGGAGAGTGCTGCGCTCGTCGTGTCGTTTGGCGATGATGCCGTGGCGAAGTCGGTAGCGGCGCATCCACAGGGGCTGGCTGAGATTCTGGTGATGTGTACGAGCGGGCAGGGATGTGCGCGCTTTTATCGAAGCGATTTGTATAAGGGGACGCGATGATTCCGTTTGTAAAAGCGCATGCATGTGGCAATGATTTTCTGATCGTGGAGGAAAATCTAGCGCAGGGACGCCATGCAGAGTTGGCTCGCAGGCTCTGCGCGCGCACTACGAGTGTGGGTGCGGACGGTGTGGAGTTTCTGGAGCGCACGGCGGAGGGTGCTTTCAACCTGCGGCTCTTCAACGCGGACGGATCCGAGGCTGAACTCTCAGGGAACGGCACACGCTGCGTCGCGGCATGGCTGGCGGTGCACGAGCGCATTATGGAAGTAACCCTGCATACGCACGGTGGTCC
This genomic stretch from Terriglobus saanensis SP1PR4 harbors:
- a CDS encoding PfkB family carbohydrate kinase, which gives rise to MSILVVGSVAFDTIETPHGKRERCLGGAATHFALAASFFTDVRVIGVVGDDFGVTEEAVFAKRGIDITGIEHIPGGKSFHWKGSYEGALNEAKTLATDLNVFADFSPKIPEAYRDSEYLFLANIDPVLQARVRTGMPDVRMVAGDTMNYWIADHRENLLKTLAMLDTLIINDGEARMLSGEHNLVKAAQAVMNLGPKSLVIKHGEYGATAFFCERSFAGAPKDVKPFRAPALPIEEVVDPTGAGDSFAGGFYGYLASQKELTPAVFRTALFYGGVMGSFCVEKFGTERLQNTTREEIEERFELFREISHLDFQIQ